In the Kribbella sp. NBC_00482 genome, one interval contains:
- a CDS encoding VOC family protein, translated as MILNSMLLGSADAERLKAWYRDGFRAEVDGYGNLDLGGFGLVIEQRDDVTAKNSEPGRHIVNFAVDDIQAAAAHLRTLDVDWLVHPEDRGIGWFATLIDPDGNYVQLIQMKPEYYAQK; from the coding sequence GTGATTCTCAACAGCATGTTGCTCGGCAGTGCGGACGCGGAGCGGTTGAAGGCGTGGTACCGGGACGGGTTCCGGGCGGAGGTCGACGGGTACGGCAACCTGGACCTCGGCGGGTTCGGTCTGGTGATCGAGCAGCGCGACGACGTGACGGCCAAGAACTCCGAACCGGGGCGGCACATCGTGAACTTCGCCGTCGACGACATCCAGGCGGCGGCCGCGCACCTGCGGACGCTCGACGTCGACTGGCTGGTGCACCCGGAGGACCGCGGGATCGGCTGGTTCGCGACGCTGATCGACCCGGACGGCAATTACGTGCAGCTCATCCAGATGAAACCGGAGTACTACGCGCAGAAGTGA
- a CDS encoding SDR family NAD(P)-dependent oxidoreductase, protein MQTRVLVIGGGGGGIGRATTDAFGNEGAAVVVADLDPQRGAEAADAVRAAGGTAYPISGDVRSATDIEAMVAGAVEKLGGLDVLVTVVGGQVAFVPAVKLHEMADEDWDTIYEVNLRYVARAVRAALRVFLDQGTGGAIVSVGSVTGFMAAPEQAAYGVMKAGLLSLARTVAAEYARDGIRMNIAAAGAIATAVANAAVAAEVVEEIPVGRFGRSDEVARAVVYLASDAASYITGQQLVLDGGVSVRGPFE, encoded by the coding sequence ATGCAGACACGAGTGCTGGTGATCGGTGGCGGCGGAGGCGGGATCGGGCGTGCGACGACTGACGCCTTCGGCAACGAAGGCGCCGCGGTGGTGGTCGCGGACCTCGATCCGCAGCGTGGCGCGGAAGCCGCCGACGCGGTACGAGCAGCCGGCGGTACGGCGTACCCGATCTCCGGTGACGTCCGCTCGGCGACCGACATCGAGGCGATGGTCGCTGGTGCGGTCGAGAAGCTCGGCGGACTCGACGTACTCGTCACCGTCGTCGGCGGGCAGGTCGCGTTCGTGCCCGCGGTGAAGCTGCACGAGATGGCCGACGAGGACTGGGACACGATCTACGAGGTCAACCTCCGGTACGTCGCCCGCGCCGTCCGGGCGGCGCTCCGCGTCTTCCTCGACCAGGGCACCGGCGGCGCGATCGTCAGCGTCGGATCCGTCACCGGGTTCATGGCCGCGCCCGAACAGGCGGCGTACGGCGTGATGAAGGCCGGCCTGCTCAGCCTGGCGCGAACTGTCGCCGCCGAGTACGCGCGGGACGGGATCCGGATGAACATCGCCGCGGCCGGCGCGATCGCGACCGCCGTCGCCAACGCAGCAGTCGCCGCCGAGGTCGTCGAGGAGATCCCGGTCGGCCGGTTCGGTCGTTCCGACGAGGTGGCCCGGGCGGTGGTCTACCTGGCCTCCGACGCGGCGTCGTACATCACCGGACAGCAGCTCGTGCTGGACGGCGGCGTCTCCGTGCGCGGGCCGTTCGAGTAA
- a CDS encoding MarR family transcriptional regulator, whose product MTIEDAGIRPLTNGSTERGSEDKPLVANSLVVPERVIGGVVPSPVRPGPTGIAAVQTEHLISDVGDALRLLDAVERVRGHAHPLILGLQEAIGIKMPAALVLSAIANGRTSADEVAKQVGITPGEAELAIADLEALGMVRTTPDLIVTSMGQARLSQLDGLTVRVLDVITGILGPTDAAHLVRLLHTVADGLESASVAAAVNPTLPQVIHN is encoded by the coding sequence GTGACCATCGAAGACGCTGGTATCAGGCCGCTGACCAACGGATCCACGGAGAGGGGATCCGAGGACAAGCCGCTCGTGGCGAATTCGCTCGTGGTGCCCGAGCGGGTCATCGGCGGCGTCGTACCGTCACCCGTCCGGCCAGGTCCGACGGGGATCGCGGCCGTCCAGACCGAGCACCTGATCAGCGATGTAGGCGACGCGCTCCGGCTGCTCGACGCGGTGGAACGCGTCCGCGGTCATGCGCACCCGCTGATCCTGGGTCTGCAGGAAGCGATCGGGATCAAGATGCCTGCCGCGCTGGTACTGAGCGCGATCGCGAACGGCCGCACGTCGGCGGACGAGGTCGCGAAGCAGGTCGGTATCACGCCCGGTGAGGCGGAGCTGGCGATCGCCGACCTGGAAGCGCTCGGCATGGTCCGGACCACGCCCGACCTGATCGTCACGTCGATGGGTCAGGCCCGCCTCTCCCAGCTCGACGGCCTCACCGTCCGGGTCCTGGACGTCATCACCGGCATCCTCGGCCCGACCGACGCGGCCCACCTGGTCCGCCTCCTGCACACCGTCGCCGACGGCCTCGAGTCCGCCTCGGTAGCCGCCGCTGTGAACCCAACCCTCCCCCAGGTCATCCACAACTGA
- a CDS encoding VOC family protein, with product MLKDSKAFSGFSVDDLPRAKEFYGTTLGIDVGEEDGLLHLRTGGGNTVLVYPKDNHVPAEYTTLNFPVDDIEATVRELVARGVVFERYVDEQDELGINRGEGPLIAWFKDPAGNVLSVIQE from the coding sequence ATGTTGAAGGACAGCAAGGCGTTCAGTGGGTTCTCGGTGGATGATCTGCCGCGGGCGAAGGAGTTCTACGGCACGACGCTGGGGATCGACGTCGGCGAAGAAGACGGGCTGTTGCACCTGCGGACGGGTGGCGGGAACACGGTTCTCGTCTACCCGAAGGACAATCACGTGCCGGCGGAGTACACCACGCTCAACTTCCCGGTCGACGATATCGAGGCGACGGTGCGGGAGCTGGTCGCGCGGGGCGTCGTGTTCGAGAGGTACGTCGACGAGCAGGACGAGCTCGGGATCAACCGCGGTGAGGGGCCGTTGATTGCCTGGTTCAAGGATCCGGCGGGGAACGTGCTGTCGGTCATTCAGGAGTGA
- a CDS encoding DUF3152 domain-containing protein: protein MRRWTVVVAIAVVVAGGVLLPASPFGRHGYPVVPASVQSDQPAQPAQSAQPVQSPARSVVSQRPPEAISYPVAGTRSYAVLPGDPAVIGHAGKLMRFQIAIEGGITGIDRGGFARFVRATYGGAQGWASHGLWRFQQVGPGTSPDFTLMLVTPETRDLICGAAPDRYTSCRIGNRVVLNVARWARGVPNYAASLTTYRQYMVNHETGHRLGRGHELCPGPGQPAPVMQQQTLGLHGCTAYAWPYVKGARYTGRLGQYDDPIPHS from the coding sequence ATGCGCCGCTGGACCGTTGTCGTCGCGATCGCCGTCGTGGTCGCGGGCGGAGTACTGCTGCCTGCCAGCCCGTTCGGCCGGCACGGATACCCCGTCGTACCGGCGTCGGTCCAGTCGGACCAGCCTGCCCAGCCCGCTCAGTCGGCGCAGCCTGTGCAGTCGCCGGCACGGTCTGTGGTTTCGCAGCGGCCTCCGGAGGCGATCTCGTATCCGGTGGCGGGGACGCGGTCGTACGCCGTACTGCCGGGAGATCCCGCGGTGATCGGGCATGCGGGGAAGCTGATGCGGTTCCAGATCGCGATCGAGGGCGGGATCACCGGCATCGACCGCGGCGGGTTCGCGCGGTTCGTGCGGGCGACGTACGGCGGGGCACAGGGGTGGGCGTCGCACGGGCTGTGGCGGTTCCAGCAGGTCGGGCCGGGGACGAGCCCCGACTTCACGTTGATGCTGGTCACGCCCGAGACGCGGGACCTGATCTGCGGCGCGGCGCCGGACCGGTACACGAGTTGCCGGATCGGGAACCGGGTCGTGCTGAACGTGGCGCGGTGGGCGCGCGGCGTACCGAACTATGCGGCGTCGCTGACGACGTACCGGCAGTACATGGTCAACCACGAGACCGGCCACCGGCTCGGCCGCGGCCATGAACTGTGCCCGGGCCCCGGCCAGCCGGCGCCGGTCATGCAACAGCAGACCCTCGGCCTGCACGGCTGCACCGCCTACGCCTGGCCGTACGTCAAAGGCGCCCGCTACACAGGCCGCCTAGGCCAGTACGACGACCCGATCCCTCACTCCTGA
- a CDS encoding protein-arginine deiminase family protein translates to MRRWTAGIATLLTVITPLTAWGTTPGPRLTADVNRDGLLTHADDAAKSTWTDARGAIVLPNLDDDERRCTVDPADLDAPGRAVDDKLAACNDSADDRINGPRDAADLAPLTIDAQRNLSDHATGTITISPADKARVFPGNTLTAKDLQRGVRLQLEGRDIVRNPKQWDGQITVTLSVTDRGRTGTDVVRMRVATLMLQNDLQRAQTVLAGQPAKGPGWWGGTPPYEDGVPGEWKKFADTLRQATKLQFVKGTPNGWKDMWLQDTFEPATASMPAVGGPHTMRILIRSGNVWDVPGADTPRPAGRLLYRDLRGPDIGIVQELADKASPGLDDLLNMGGNLESLPPYDGYPHGRIVYGSGERHPDPGFITMVTSQGYQPPVVIDTSWLMVGHADETTHVVRANNARGWTLAVADPRLAVQLLRDVQDGDQKLFADTKATYKPTVNELLSTGLQDNEAAAKHIDDQLKILLKATGLHEDELVRLPVFFNKVPGYGLFKAMTPGLVNGLSITDRQFAAPDPHGPRLNGRDVFRQATERALARNGVRVHWVEDFFWAHLGGGEVHCATNALRDTSSTRPWWSGNAASGTSPR, encoded by the coding sequence ATGAGACGCTGGACCGCAGGCATCGCGACCCTGCTGACCGTCATCACTCCCTTGACGGCGTGGGGTACGACGCCGGGACCGCGACTGACCGCCGACGTGAATCGCGACGGACTGCTGACCCACGCCGACGACGCGGCCAAGTCGACCTGGACCGACGCCCGCGGCGCGATCGTCCTGCCCAACCTGGACGACGACGAGCGCCGCTGCACCGTCGACCCGGCGGACCTCGACGCACCCGGCCGCGCGGTCGACGACAAGCTCGCCGCCTGCAACGACTCCGCTGACGACCGCATCAACGGGCCCCGCGACGCCGCCGACCTTGCACCCCTCACAATCGATGCCCAGCGCAACCTTTCGGATCACGCAACCGGGACGATCACGATCTCCCCGGCGGACAAGGCTCGCGTCTTCCCCGGCAACACTCTGACCGCGAAGGACCTGCAACGCGGCGTACGCCTGCAACTCGAAGGTCGCGACATAGTCCGCAACCCGAAGCAGTGGGACGGCCAGATCACCGTGACCTTGTCCGTCACCGACCGCGGCCGCACCGGCACCGACGTGGTCCGGATGCGCGTGGCCACGCTCATGCTGCAGAACGATCTCCAACGCGCACAAACCGTCCTGGCCGGCCAACCAGCCAAGGGACCGGGCTGGTGGGGCGGCACCCCGCCGTACGAGGACGGCGTACCGGGCGAGTGGAAGAAGTTCGCCGACACGTTGCGTCAGGCAACCAAGCTCCAGTTCGTGAAAGGTACGCCGAACGGCTGGAAGGACATGTGGTTGCAGGACACCTTCGAGCCGGCCACCGCGAGCATGCCGGCCGTCGGCGGCCCGCACACGATGCGCATTCTGATCCGCTCCGGCAACGTCTGGGATGTCCCCGGCGCCGACACACCGCGCCCGGCCGGGCGGCTGCTGTACCGCGACCTGCGCGGACCGGACATCGGCATCGTCCAGGAGCTCGCCGACAAGGCCTCCCCCGGCCTCGACGACCTGCTGAACATGGGCGGCAACCTCGAGTCACTCCCGCCGTACGACGGCTATCCGCACGGACGGATCGTGTACGGGTCGGGCGAGCGGCATCCCGATCCCGGGTTCATCACGATGGTGACGAGCCAGGGGTACCAGCCGCCGGTCGTGATCGACACGTCCTGGCTGATGGTCGGGCACGCGGACGAGACGACGCACGTGGTCCGCGCGAACAACGCCCGCGGCTGGACGCTCGCGGTCGCGGACCCTCGACTCGCCGTTCAACTGTTGCGCGACGTGCAAGATGGCGACCAGAAACTGTTCGCGGATACGAAGGCGACGTACAAGCCGACGGTGAACGAACTGCTCAGCACCGGATTGCAGGACAACGAGGCCGCAGCCAAGCACATCGACGACCAACTGAAGATCCTGCTGAAGGCCACCGGTCTCCACGAGGACGAACTCGTCCGGCTGCCCGTGTTCTTCAACAAGGTTCCCGGCTATGGGTTGTTCAAGGCAATGACTCCTGGCCTGGTGAACGGGCTCTCGATCACCGACCGTCAGTTCGCCGCACCCGATCCGCACGGGCCACGCCTGAACGGCCGGGACGTCTTCCGGCAGGCGACCGAGCGGGCCCTCGCGCGTAACGGCGTACGCGTGCATTGGGTCGAGGACTTCTTCTGGGCGCACCTCGGCGGTGGTGAAGTGCATTGCGCGACGAACGCACTCCGCGACACCAGCAGTACTAGGCCTTGGTGGTCCGGAAACGCAGCGTCGGGTACTTCGCCTCGATGA
- a CDS encoding GNAT family N-acetyltransferase, with product MIDQVTDIQVRRAKPDDAESLVHLRGLMLAAMGNDIGGPDAPWRITALEWFAGQLAAPDMFAAYVVDDPSAGVVACAAGNVYVHPPGPRDLTTLRGHLYNVSTEPDFRRRGLARACVVALMDWFRDETGVGQVELHATDYGIDLYRGLGFIEAKYPTLRFRTTKA from the coding sequence ATGATCGACCAAGTGACCGACATTCAGGTACGACGCGCCAAGCCGGATGATGCGGAGTCGCTGGTCCACTTACGGGGATTGATGCTCGCCGCGATGGGCAACGACATCGGCGGACCGGACGCCCCGTGGCGGATCACCGCGCTCGAGTGGTTCGCCGGACAGTTGGCGGCGCCGGACATGTTCGCGGCGTACGTCGTCGACGACCCGAGCGCCGGCGTGGTCGCGTGCGCCGCCGGCAACGTGTACGTGCACCCGCCGGGCCCGCGCGACCTGACCACTCTTCGCGGTCACCTGTACAACGTCAGCACCGAGCCGGACTTCCGGCGCCGCGGTCTCGCGCGGGCGTGCGTGGTCGCGTTGATGGACTGGTTCCGGGATGAGACCGGCGTCGGCCAGGTCGAACTGCACGCAACCGACTACGGCATCGACCTCTACCGTGGGCTCGGGTTCATCGAGGCGAAGTACCCGACGCTGCGTTTCCGGACCACCAAGGCCTAG
- a CDS encoding LCP family protein: protein MAPSRATRGTRARRSSPRRRSAFAALTIAVLGVLLPGTAYLVARRTKLGSTLIVLSLALYGGAAYVGLRKRDAVISWALNPSVLNWMIIGLAAIALVWIVVLVTSYKMLRPLTVGPGSRMLGALVIGVICFAMTVSTATGAQTLMAQRSLVTKVFGGEESKSQTRPTITPKKDIWQQLPRLNILLLGADDGEGRGGTRTDTVMVASIDTKTGNTSLISLTRNFMRMPFPEDSPLHKIYPTGFWDPNDPKEQPEFYLDAMYRNIPRQHPGILGPSDNEGADILKVSVGEALGLQIHYYVQINLAGFAQLVEALGGITVNINYRVPVGGNDDKKIPPSRYLEPGPNRQLNGTDALWFARGRYKVPTADLARQARQRCTIKAIVERATPQNVLTNYDAIAKAGEQLIRTDIPRNQLGAFATLGARVKTAKITNVDLDKQKNFPTGKNPNYAGMREIVAQALNPVRRTTTAPPKTTKVPPSTAAQPKTTPKTTAKPDTGDLTSACAYNPGPPS from the coding sequence ATGGCCCCGAGCAGAGCGACGCGCGGTACCCGGGCACGTCGGTCGAGTCCCCGACGGCGGTCCGCGTTCGCCGCGCTGACGATCGCCGTCCTCGGCGTGCTGCTTCCCGGTACGGCGTACCTCGTCGCTCGCCGGACCAAGCTCGGTTCGACGCTGATCGTGCTGAGTCTCGCGCTGTACGGCGGCGCGGCGTACGTCGGCCTGCGGAAACGGGACGCGGTGATCTCGTGGGCGCTGAACCCGTCGGTGCTGAACTGGATGATCATCGGCCTGGCCGCGATCGCACTCGTGTGGATCGTCGTCCTGGTCACGTCGTACAAGATGCTCCGGCCGCTGACCGTCGGACCGGGATCCCGGATGCTCGGGGCGCTGGTGATCGGCGTGATCTGCTTCGCGATGACGGTGAGTACGGCGACCGGCGCGCAGACGTTGATGGCCCAGCGGAGCCTGGTGACGAAGGTCTTCGGGGGCGAGGAGTCGAAGAGCCAGACGCGGCCGACGATCACCCCGAAGAAGGACATCTGGCAGCAGTTGCCGCGGCTGAACATCCTGCTGCTCGGCGCGGACGACGGCGAGGGCCGCGGCGGGACGCGGACCGACACGGTGATGGTCGCGAGCATCGACACCAAGACCGGCAACACCTCGTTGATCTCGCTGACCCGGAACTTCATGCGGATGCCGTTCCCGGAGGACTCCCCGCTGCACAAGATCTACCCGACCGGGTTCTGGGATCCGAACGACCCGAAGGAACAGCCGGAGTTCTACCTGGACGCCATGTACCGCAACATCCCGAGGCAGCATCCGGGCATCCTCGGCCCCTCGGACAACGAGGGCGCGGACATCCTCAAGGTGTCCGTCGGCGAGGCGCTGGGGCTGCAGATCCACTACTACGTGCAGATCAACCTGGCCGGGTTCGCGCAGCTGGTCGAGGCGCTCGGCGGGATCACGGTCAACATCAACTACCGGGTCCCGGTCGGCGGCAACGACGACAAGAAGATCCCGCCGAGCCGGTACCTCGAGCCGGGTCCGAACCGGCAGCTGAACGGCACCGACGCGCTGTGGTTCGCGCGCGGCCGGTACAAGGTCCCGACCGCGGACCTCGCCCGCCAGGCCCGGCAGCGCTGCACGATCAAGGCGATCGTCGAGCGCGCCACCCCGCAGAACGTGCTGACGAACTACGACGCGATCGCGAAGGCCGGCGAGCAGCTGATCCGCACCGACATCCCGCGGAACCAGCTGGGCGCGTTCGCGACCCTGGGCGCGCGGGTGAAGACGGCGAAGATCACCAACGTCGACCTCGACAAGCAGAAGAACTTCCCGACCGGCAAGAACCCGAACTACGCCGGGATGCGCGAGATCGTGGCGCAGGCCCTCAACCCGGTCCGCCGTACGACGACCGCGCCCCCCAAGACCACGAAGGTGCCGCCGTCCACCGCGGCGCAGCCCAAGACCACGCCGAAGACCACCGCCAAGCCTGACACCGGCGACCTCACGTCGGCCTGCGCCTACAACCCAGGCCCGCCAAGCTGA
- a CDS encoding VOC family protein codes for MSINLYALSVDAKDPAGLARFWGSLLGWEQVDGNELLPDDKTPFRMRFLPSPVENDPPSHIHFHLTSETPEQQQETVSRALELGGRHIDIGQAPEEKYIVLADPEGNEFCVIEAGNNFLANTAFFGEVATDGTQEVGYFWSKALDWPLVWDQDGETAIQAPSGGPKVAWGGPPVSPKPPKNPMHLDLTVPADGDVDAEAERLIALGATRLESGQEGADAIPMADPDGNEFCILTGPPE; via the coding sequence ATGAGCATCAACCTCTATGCGCTGTCGGTCGACGCGAAGGATCCCGCCGGGCTGGCGCGGTTCTGGGGCAGCCTGCTCGGGTGGGAACAGGTCGACGGCAACGAGCTGCTGCCTGACGACAAGACCCCGTTCCGGATGCGGTTCCTGCCGAGTCCCGTCGAGAACGACCCGCCGAGCCACATCCACTTCCACCTGACCAGCGAGACGCCCGAGCAGCAGCAGGAGACGGTGTCGCGAGCGCTCGAGCTCGGCGGCCGGCACATCGACATCGGGCAGGCGCCGGAGGAGAAATACATCGTCCTCGCGGATCCTGAAGGCAACGAGTTCTGCGTGATCGAGGCGGGGAACAACTTCCTCGCGAACACCGCGTTCTTCGGCGAGGTGGCCACGGACGGCACGCAGGAGGTCGGGTACTTCTGGAGCAAGGCGCTCGACTGGCCGCTGGTCTGGGACCAGGACGGGGAGACCGCGATCCAGGCGCCGTCCGGCGGCCCGAAGGTCGCGTGGGGCGGCCCGCCGGTCAGCCCGAAGCCGCCGAAGAACCCCATGCACCTCGACCTCACGGTGCCGGCCGACGGTGACGTCGACGCCGAGGCCGAGCGGCTGATCGCGCTCGGCGCGACCCGGCTCGAGAGCGGTCAGGAGGGCGCGGACGCGATCCCGATGGCCGACCCGGACGGCAACGAGTTCTGCATCCTGACCGGACCGCCCGAGTAG
- a CDS encoding TetR/AcrR family transcriptional regulator — translation MIAEVGASRPGGRTARVRSDVLAAVESELAEHGYDGLTIDAVAARSGVHRTTLYRRWKTVPGLLIDLLAAGADDSWEPPDTGSLERDLIAVNREIHAALTARPSITQAVIAASFRTTDAADALTRFWEDRYARTALIVSRAVTRGEIPSGTDPHQLLLTATAPLYHQVVLLRQPMSRDQADHHARIAAASAG, via the coding sequence ATGATCGCTGAGGTCGGCGCAAGTAGGCCGGGAGGCCGGACGGCCCGAGTGCGCTCGGACGTGCTCGCGGCGGTCGAGTCCGAGCTGGCCGAGCATGGGTACGACGGGCTCACGATCGACGCGGTCGCGGCGCGTTCCGGCGTACACCGGACGACCTTGTACCGGCGCTGGAAGACCGTGCCCGGTCTGCTGATCGACCTGCTCGCGGCTGGCGCCGACGACTCGTGGGAGCCGCCCGACACAGGCTCGCTCGAACGCGATCTGATCGCCGTCAACCGCGAGATCCACGCCGCGCTCACCGCCCGGCCGTCCATCACCCAAGCGGTGATCGCGGCCTCTTTCCGTACGACGGATGCCGCCGACGCACTCACCCGCTTCTGGGAGGACCGCTACGCGCGCACCGCGCTGATCGTCAGTCGGGCTGTTACGCGCGGCGAGATCCCGAGCGGCACCGATCCCCATCAGCTCCTGCTCACCGCGACCGCGCCGCTCTATCACCAGGTGGTCCTGCTCAGGCAGCCGATGTCGCGGGATCAGGCGGATCACCACGCGCGGATCGCCGCGGCGTCGGCCGGCTAA
- a CDS encoding ABC-F family ATP-binding cassette domain-containing protein: MSPQLSLHDVTKSYDHRLVLDQVTCAFPPGQVSGLIGENGSGKSTLLRILAGLEPATDGTVSAIGSIGFLAQDNPLPLDLDVQALADHALADLRRIEARMRSLEGLLADGHTDVLDEYGELQTVFEIREGYDADARFARATYGLGLSTLPGDRRLSELSGGELARLHLAAVLASSPEVLLLDEPTNHLDVSAAIWLEDHLRSRRGTTVVVSHDRAFLERVASTLFEVDGDTHRVTRYGNGFQGYLHEKAAERARLEQARQQWEDDVAEMRVLVRTTADRVAYGRPMKDNNKPAYDRATGRVNEAERSKIRNAKERLRRLEEDPPPVPAKPLRFKASIRTTGAPAGLDAVGVAVAERLLPTSLDVPAGGRVLITGPNGAGKSTLLDVLAGALPPDSGYVDRHGRIGYLQQEVTEARPDETLREALARHPGAAALGLFRQDQLQTRVGALSTGQRRRLALARVLTTRYDVLLLDEPTNHLSLVLVEELEAALDRYAGALVVVSHDRRFASRWRGTVIDLEENTYVSQ, from the coding sequence ATGTCTCCACAGCTGTCCCTGCACGACGTCACCAAGTCGTACGACCACCGCCTGGTGCTCGACCAGGTCACCTGCGCCTTCCCGCCCGGGCAGGTCAGCGGCCTGATCGGCGAGAACGGCTCCGGCAAGTCGACGCTGCTGCGGATCCTGGCCGGTCTGGAGCCGGCGACGGACGGCACAGTGAGCGCCATCGGAAGCATCGGCTTCCTGGCGCAGGACAACCCGTTGCCGCTCGACCTCGACGTACAGGCGCTGGCCGATCACGCGCTCGCCGACCTGCGCCGGATCGAGGCGCGGATGCGTTCGTTGGAAGGCTTGCTTGCCGACGGACACACCGACGTCCTGGATGAGTACGGCGAACTCCAGACGGTGTTCGAGATCCGCGAGGGGTACGACGCGGACGCCCGGTTCGCCCGCGCGACGTACGGCCTCGGACTGTCCACACTGCCTGGTGATCGCCGGTTGTCCGAACTGTCCGGCGGCGAGTTGGCGCGGTTACACCTGGCCGCCGTACTCGCGTCGTCGCCGGAGGTCCTGCTGCTCGACGAGCCGACCAACCACCTGGACGTGTCGGCCGCCATCTGGCTGGAGGACCACCTGCGATCTCGGCGCGGTACGACGGTTGTTGTGTCGCACGATCGCGCGTTCCTGGAACGGGTCGCGTCGACACTGTTCGAGGTCGACGGCGACACGCACCGAGTCACGCGGTACGGCAACGGCTTCCAGGGCTACCTGCACGAGAAGGCAGCCGAGCGGGCGCGTCTCGAGCAGGCCCGGCAGCAGTGGGAGGACGACGTCGCGGAGATGCGCGTGCTCGTGCGGACCACTGCCGATCGGGTCGCGTACGGGCGACCGATGAAGGACAACAACAAGCCCGCGTACGACCGGGCAACAGGTCGCGTCAACGAGGCGGAGCGGAGCAAGATCCGCAACGCCAAGGAACGCCTGCGCCGCCTGGAGGAAGACCCGCCGCCGGTGCCGGCGAAGCCGCTCCGGTTCAAGGCGTCGATCCGCACGACCGGCGCTCCGGCCGGGCTGGATGCTGTCGGCGTCGCGGTCGCGGAGCGGCTGCTGCCGACGTCGCTCGACGTACCCGCTGGTGGTCGCGTACTGATCACCGGACCGAACGGCGCCGGCAAGTCGACCCTCCTCGACGTCCTCGCCGGTGCACTCCCGCCGGACTCCGGGTACGTCGATCGCCACGGACGGATCGGCTACCTGCAGCAGGAGGTGACCGAGGCGCGACCGGACGAAACGTTGCGCGAGGCACTCGCACGGCATCCCGGCGCGGCGGCGCTGGGGCTGTTCCGTCAGGACCAGTTGCAGACCCGGGTCGGTGCCTTGTCGACCGGGCAACGCCGGCGGCTCGCGTTGGCGCGAGTGCTGACCACGCGGTACGACGTACTGCTGCTCGACGAGCCGACGAACCACTTGTCCCTCGTGCTGGTGGAAGAACTGGAGGCGGCACTCGACCGCTACGCCGGCGCACTCGTCGTGGTCAGCCACGACCGCCGCTTCGCCTCCCGCTGGCGTGGAACCGTCATCGATCTCGAGGAGAACACCTATGTCAGTCAGTGA
- a CDS encoding Vgb family protein codes for MSVSEFTVDGAPYGVVAAGGEVWTTLVHTGRVATVSGRVFDLDAPSSRPSVIVEGPDDAVWFTRNGDDRIGRIGYDGAVSAIEIAGAPYGLCVGPDGALWCTLMSIDAIGRITVDGEVSTYPIGTTGAFPGMITTYAGDLWFTLNQTNAIGRMTTDGKVTTYPLPTPAAGPVGISAGPDCVWFTELLASRAGRIGVDGSISEFALPADSKPHAAAATADGGCWLTLWASAELVHLDAKGNITRQVAFGDGAEPHGLYADTAVWVALEKGSVAHIQP; via the coding sequence ATGTCAGTCAGTGAGTTCACGGTCGATGGCGCGCCGTACGGCGTGGTCGCGGCAGGCGGTGAGGTGTGGACGACGCTCGTCCACACCGGCCGCGTCGCAACCGTTTCGGGCCGCGTGTTCGACCTCGACGCACCCTCGTCTCGCCCGAGCGTGATCGTCGAGGGTCCCGACGACGCCGTGTGGTTCACCCGGAACGGCGACGACCGGATCGGACGGATCGGGTACGACGGTGCCGTATCGGCGATCGAGATTGCGGGAGCGCCGTACGGGCTGTGCGTCGGACCCGACGGCGCCTTGTGGTGCACGTTGATGAGCATCGACGCGATCGGGCGGATCACGGTGGACGGCGAGGTGTCGACGTACCCGATCGGTACGACGGGGGCGTTCCCGGGGATGATCACGACGTACGCGGGCGATCTGTGGTTCACGCTCAACCAGACCAACGCGATCGGCCGGATGACCACCGATGGCAAGGTCACCACCTATCCCTTGCCGACGCCCGCCGCGGGTCCGGTCGGGATCAGTGCGGGGCCGGACTGCGTCTGGTTCACCGAACTGCTCGCGAGCCGGGCTGGTCGGATCGGCGTCGACGGGTCGATCTCGGAGTTCGCCCTTCCGGCCGATTCGAAGCCGCACGCTGCGGCGGCGACAGCTGACGGTGGTTGCTGGCTCACCTTGTGGGCAAGCGCTGAGCTGGTCCACCTCGATGCCAAGGGCAACATCACTCGTCAGGTCGCGTTCGGGGACGGGGCCGAGCCACACGGGCTGTACGCCGACACTGCGGTTTGGGTCGCGTTGGAGAAGGGTTCCGTAGCTCACATCCAACCGTGA